In Ptychodera flava strain L36383 unplaced genomic scaffold, AS_Pfla_20210202 Scaffold_151__1_contigs__length_92590_pilon, whole genome shotgun sequence, one genomic interval encodes:
- the LOC139126890 gene encoding arylsulfatase B-like isoform X1 encodes MTGRHPVHLGLQHDVIMGAMPSGLPLNETIFPQYLKKLGYSTHMVGKWHLGFFAWQYTPTFRGFDSFFGYYNGKEDYYDHMTLENEYMGYDLRDNVSVRHSFDGQYTTELFTTKVEDIIKQNNNQQPLFLYLAHLAVHSANPSQPLEAPDKYVKRFPHIQDNNRKMFAAMASALDDSIGNITKTLKDTGLYNNSIIIFTTDNGGPAAGFDRNFASNWPLRGIKATLWEGGVRGTGFIHSPLLEKSGIIQEGMIHVCDWLPTLYHAAGGNDSELPQNLDGINLWDTLSMGTASPRNEILHNIDPITQTAALRVGNYKVIIGDVYKGKWDGWFKPEQVTDEVNKSPSDSAYAIEILQQKS; translated from the exons ATGACAGGCAGACATCCTGTACATCTTG GTTTACAGCATGATGTCATAATGGGAGCGATGCCATCTGGTTTGCCACTGAATGAAACCATATTTCCACAATATTTGAAGAAATTAGGATACTCTACACACATGGTTGGCAAG TGGCATCTGGGATTCTTTGCCTGGCAGTATACACCAACATTCCGTGGATTTGATTCCTTCTTTGGTTATTACAATGGAAAAGAAGATTACTACGATCACATGACTTTAGAG AATGAATACATGGGTTATGATTTACGTGACAATGTCAGTGTCAGACATTCATTTGATGGACAGTACACCACTGAACTGTTTACAACTAAAGTTGAAGACATCattaaacaaaacaacaatCAACAG CCTCTTTTTCTATATCTAGCTCATTTAGCAGTCCACAGTGCCAATCCCAGTCAACCACTGGAAGCACCTgataaatatgttaaaagatTTCCACATATTCAAGATAACAACAGGAAAATGTTTGCAG CAATGGCATCTGCATTAGATGATTCCATTGGAAATATCACAAAGACCCTGAAAGACACAGGTCTTTATAACAATTCAATCATCATATTCACCACTGACAATGGAGGACCTGCTGCTggttttgacagaaattttgcTTCAAACTGGCCTCTCCGAGGCATCAAAGCTACACTCTGGGAAGGTGGTGTCAGAGGCACTGGATTTATCCATAGCCCTCTCCTGGAAAAGTCTGGAATAATCCAGGAAGGAATGATCCATGTTTGTGATTGGTTACCAACGCTCTATCATGCAGCAGGTGGTAATGATTCAGAATTACCACAGAATTTGGACGGTATCAATCTGTGGGACACTTTGTCCAT GGGCACTGCATCACCAAGAAATGAAATACTTCACAACATTGATCCAATAACTCAGACAGCGGCACTAAGAGTTGGAAATTACAAAGTCATCATTGGTGATGTCTACAAGGGCAAATGGGATGGTTGGTTTAAACCTGAACAAGTCACAGATG aagtcaacaAGTCCCCTTCAGATAgcgcctatgccattgagatattgcaacagaaatcctga
- the LOC139126890 gene encoding arylsulfatase B-like isoform X2 — protein sequence MTGRHPIHLGLQHDVIMGAMPSGLPLNETIFPQYLKKLGYSTHMVGKWHLGFFAWQYTPTFRGFDSFFGYYNGKEDYYDHMTLENEYMGYDLRDNVSVRHSFDGQYTTELFTTKVEDIIKQNNNQQPLFLYLAHLAVHSANPSQPLEAPDKYVKRFPHIQDNNRKMFAAMASALDDSIGNITKTLKDTGLYNNSIIIFTTDNGGPAAGFDRNFASNWPLRGIKATLWEGGVRGTGFIHSPLLEKSGIIQEGMIHVCDWLPTLYHAAGGNDSELPQNLDGINLWDTLSMGTASPRNEILHNIDPITQTAALRVGNYKVIIGDVYKGKWDGWFKPEQVTDEVNKSPSDSAYAIEILQQKS from the exons ATGACTGGCAGACATCCTATACATCTTG GTTTACAGCATGATGTCATAATGGGAGCGATGCCATCTGGTTTGCCACTGAATGAAACCATATTTCCACAATATTTGAAGAAATTAGGATACTCTACACACATGGTTGGCAAG TGGCATCTGGGATTCTTTGCCTGGCAGTATACACCAACATTCCGTGGATTTGATTCCTTCTTTGGTTATTACAATGGAAAAGAAGATTACTACGATCACATGACTTTAGAG AATGAATACATGGGTTATGATTTACGTGACAATGTCAGTGTCAGACATTCATTTGATGGACAGTACACCACTGAACTGTTTACAACTAAAGTTGAAGACATCattaaacaaaacaacaatCAACAG CCTCTTTTTCTATATCTAGCTCATTTAGCAGTCCACAGTGCCAATCCCAGTCAACCACTGGAAGCACCTgataaatatgttaaaagatTTCCACATATTCAAGATAACAACAGGAAAATGTTTGCAG CAATGGCATCTGCATTAGATGATTCCATTGGAAATATCACAAAGACCCTGAAAGACACAGGTCTTTATAACAATTCAATCATCATATTCACCACTGACAATGGAGGACCTGCTGCTggttttgacagaaattttgcTTCAAACTGGCCTCTCCGAGGCATCAAAGCTACACTCTGGGAAGGTGGTGTCAGAGGCACTGGATTTATCCATAGCCCTCTCCTGGAAAAGTCTGGAATAATCCAGGAAGGAATGATCCATGTTTGTGATTGGTTACCAACGCTCTATCATGCAGCAGGTGGTAATGATTCAGAATTACCACAGAATTTGGACGGTATCAATCTGTGGGACACTTTGTCCAT GGGCACTGCATCACCAAGAAATGAAATACTTCACAACATTGATCCAATAACTCAGACAGCGGCACTAAGAGTTGGAAATTACAAAGTCATCATTGGTGATGTCTACAAGGGCAAATGGGATGGTTGGTTTAAACCTGAACAAGTCACAGATG aagtcaacaAGTCCCCTTCAGATAgcgcctatgccattgagatattgcaacagaaatcctga